Proteins from a genomic interval of Nitrosomonas sp.:
- the obgE gene encoding GTPase ObgE — MKFIDEVKIQIAAGDGGDGVASFRREKNIPKGGPNGGDGGNGGSIYALADHNLNTLVDYRFTPIFRAKRGENGRGADCYGKGADEIELRMPVGTIIKNDLTGEIMVDLQYDQQRVLLAKGGQGGLGNNHFKSSINRAPRQFTHGEPGEKFELKLELRLLADVGLLGLPNAGKSTLIRAVSAARPKVADYPFTTLYPNLGVVRVDDGRSFVMADIPGLIEGAAEGAGLGHRFLKHLSRTGLLLHVIDLSPFDKQIDPVHSARALVGELHKFDQTLFEKPRWLVFNKVDLLSEVERSTAYQEFLKALNWHEPWFAISALTGEGCQALTYAIMRYLETLWSTTGKT, encoded by the coding sequence ATGAAATTCATAGATGAAGTCAAAATACAGATTGCTGCGGGAGATGGTGGTGACGGTGTGGCGAGCTTCCGTCGGGAGAAAAACATTCCAAAGGGTGGTCCCAACGGCGGGGATGGCGGCAATGGTGGAAGTATTTATGCGTTGGCAGATCATAATCTCAATACGCTTGTTGATTATCGTTTTACACCTATTTTTCGTGCAAAGCGTGGCGAGAACGGGCGAGGAGCGGACTGTTATGGTAAGGGTGCAGATGAAATTGAATTGCGTATGCCTGTGGGAACGATCATAAAGAACGATTTAACCGGTGAAATTATGGTAGACCTGCAATATGACCAGCAGCGAGTGTTGCTGGCGAAGGGTGGTCAGGGTGGGTTAGGCAATAATCATTTCAAATCGAGTATAAATCGGGCACCTCGGCAATTTACGCATGGTGAGCCGGGTGAGAAATTTGAGCTTAAGCTGGAACTCAGGCTGTTGGCTGATGTGGGTCTGCTTGGCTTGCCGAATGCGGGTAAATCTACCCTTATTCGTGCGGTTTCTGCAGCACGCCCCAAAGTGGCGGATTATCCTTTTACTACGCTTTACCCTAATCTTGGCGTGGTTAGAGTGGATGATGGTCGTAGTTTTGTGATGGCTGACATACCAGGATTAATTGAGGGGGCTGCAGAGGGTGCTGGGTTGGGGCATCGCTTCCTCAAACATTTAAGTAGAACAGGTTTGTTGTTACATGTGATCGATCTGAGCCCTTTTGACAAGCAGATAGATCCGGTTCATTCTGCTCGTGCACTGGTAGGAGAGCTGCACAAGTTTGATCAAACCCTCTTTGAGAAACCTCGTTGGCTGGTTTTTAATAAGGTGGATTTATTATCGGAAGTGGAGCGCAGCACTGCTTATCAGGAATTTTTAAAGGCTTTGAACTGGCATGAACCGTGGTTTGCAATTTCGGCGTTGACAGGGGAAGGTTGTCAGGCACTGACATATGCCATTATGCGGTATCTGGAAACATTATGGTCAACTACCGGAAAGACGTGA
- the rpmA gene encoding 50S ribosomal protein L27, producing the protein MAHKKAGGSSRNGRDSHSKRLGVKRYGGELIRAGGIIIRQRGTQFHPGENVGIGRDHTLFAKLDGKIVFSVKGSLNRRTVTVVPA; encoded by the coding sequence ATGGCACATAAGAAAGCGGGCGGCAGCTCCAGAAATGGTCGCGATTCTCATTCCAAACGTTTGGGTGTGAAGCGCTATGGCGGAGAGTTAATTAGAGCAGGTGGCATTATTATTCGTCAACGTGGCACACAGTTTCACCCAGGTGAAAATGTCGGTATCGGCAGAGACCATACACTTTTTGCTAAGCTAGATGGAAAAATTGTGTTTTCTGTCAAAGGGTCACTAAATCGGAGAACGGTGACAGTAGTTCCTGCGTGA
- the rplU gene encoding 50S ribosomal protein L21 has product MYAVVKTGGKQYRVEVGNKLKVETLPVAVGDEFLLDKILMVADGESIVTGSPLLDKAKVNATVLSHGRHDKVRIFKMRRRKHYQKHQGHRQNYTEIQITGISA; this is encoded by the coding sequence ATGTACGCAGTGGTTAAAACCGGTGGTAAACAATATCGGGTTGAGGTTGGTAACAAACTTAAAGTGGAAACATTGCCGGTGGCGGTAGGTGATGAATTTTTGTTGGATAAGATTTTGATGGTTGCTGATGGCGAGAGTATTGTCACAGGTAGTCCTTTGCTTGATAAGGCAAAAGTTAACGCAACTGTACTCAGTCATGGTAGGCACGACAAAGTGCGTATATTTAAAATGCGGCGTCGTAAGCATTATCAAAAGCACCAGGGGCATCGACAGAATTATACGGAGATCCAGATTACTGGTATTTCTGCTTAA
- the ychF gene encoding redox-regulated ATPase YchF, whose protein sequence is MSLKCGIVGLPNVGKSTLFNALTKAGISAENYPFCTIDPNVGIVEVPDLRINGLSQIVNPQKIQPAIVEFVDIAGLVAGASKGEGLGNKFLANIRETDGIVHMVRCFADDNVVHVSGKVDPLSDMEVIHTELALADLATVEKAMLRENKLSKSGNKESIFLFGLLERLYAHLDAGQPVRSLSLDKSEQILLKSLCLLTAKPVIYVANVANQEIKNNLLLQQIQEQAAKESAPVVVICAALEAEIADLSDEDKQIFLADIGMEEPGLNRLIRAAYQLLGLQTYFTAGVKEVRAWTILAGATAPQAAGAIHTDFEKGFIRAEVISYQDFVSLGGEQKAKEAGKMRLEGKEYIVRDGDVMHFRFNV, encoded by the coding sequence ATGAGTTTGAAATGTGGGATCGTTGGTTTGCCTAATGTTGGTAAGTCCACTCTCTTTAATGCGCTAACCAAGGCGGGTATTTCTGCGGAGAATTATCCATTCTGCACAATTGATCCTAATGTTGGTATTGTTGAAGTGCCCGATCTGCGTATCAATGGACTAAGTCAAATTGTTAATCCGCAGAAAATTCAACCTGCTATTGTTGAATTTGTTGATATTGCCGGATTGGTGGCAGGTGCTTCCAAGGGTGAGGGGTTGGGAAACAAATTTCTGGCAAATATTCGTGAAACTGATGGCATTGTGCACATGGTTCGTTGTTTTGCAGATGACAATGTTGTTCATGTTTCAGGTAAGGTCGATCCGCTATCTGATATGGAGGTTATCCATACCGAATTGGCGCTGGCTGACCTGGCAACCGTTGAAAAAGCTATGTTACGTGAAAATAAACTCTCAAAATCTGGTAATAAAGAGAGTATTTTCTTATTCGGTTTGCTGGAGAGATTGTATGCACACCTTGATGCCGGACAACCGGTGCGCAGTCTATCTCTGGATAAATCTGAACAGATATTGCTGAAGTCGTTATGCTTGTTGACAGCAAAACCAGTTATTTATGTGGCTAATGTTGCAAACCAAGAAATAAAGAATAATCTGCTGTTGCAGCAGATTCAGGAGCAAGCTGCAAAGGAATCAGCACCCGTGGTTGTTATCTGTGCTGCGTTGGAGGCTGAAATTGCAGACTTGTCCGATGAAGATAAGCAGATATTTCTGGCTGATATCGGTATGGAAGAGCCTGGATTAAATCGCTTGATCCGTGCCGCTTACCAGCTTTTAGGTCTTCAAACCTATTTCACTGCAGGTGTCAAAGAAGTTCGGGCATGGACAATTCTAGCTGGTGCTACCGCTCCACAAGCTGCTGGTGCGATACATACCGATTTTGAGAAAGGTTTTATTCGTGCGGAAGTTATTTCTTATCAGGATTTTGTTTCACTTGGTGGCGAGCAGAAAGCAAAAGAGGCCGGTAAAATGAGATTGGAGGGTAAGGAATATATCGTAAGAGATGGGGATGTGATGCATTTTCGTTTCAACGTGTAG
- the pth gene encoding aminoacyl-tRNA hydrolase, with amino-acid sequence MRLVVGLGNPGEKYVDTRHNAGFNWLDELAASYHVTPKLEHKFHGLCACIQDDHINCWLLKPQTYMNASGMSVASICRYYEILPEQILVVHDELDLLPGNIKLKWGGGAGGHNGLKDILVHLNDQPFWRLRIGIGHPGNRQVVASYVLHVPEKEESASINHAVKQSMQVWPQIMSGRIGEAMLLLHTKK; translated from the coding sequence ATTAGGTTGGTAGTTGGCCTTGGCAACCCGGGTGAAAAATACGTAGATACTCGCCATAATGCTGGTTTTAATTGGTTGGATGAGTTGGCGGCGAGCTATCACGTGACACCCAAGTTAGAGCACAAATTTCATGGTTTGTGTGCGTGTATTCAGGACGACCATATAAATTGTTGGCTTCTGAAGCCGCAGACCTACATGAATGCCAGCGGAATGTCTGTAGCCTCGATTTGTCGTTATTATGAAATTCTTCCAGAGCAGATACTGGTGGTGCATGACGAGTTGGATTTGCTTCCAGGAAATATCAAATTGAAATGGGGTGGCGGTGCCGGGGGTCATAACGGACTCAAGGATATTTTGGTGCATCTGAATGATCAGCCATTCTGGCGTCTCCGGATCGGAATTGGTCATCCAGGGAATCGACAAGTAGTTGCCAGTTATGTACTACATGTGCCTGAAAAAGAAGAATCCGCTTCGATCAATCATGCTGTTAAACAAAGTATGCAGGTGTGGCCTCAAATTATGAGTGGCAGGATAGGGGAGGCCATGCTATTGCTGCATACCAAAAAATAA
- a CDS encoding 50S ribosomal protein L25/general stress protein Ctc, with product MQIEISANIRKLHGTGVSRRMRTSGRLPGVVYGGDGAVQSIEMDHKDMYYKLKVEAFHASVLSLNIDGKPIQVVLRDYQMHPFKQQILHIDFQRINQNKKMHVKLPLHFINAESAPGVKLSGGIVSHILTEVEVSCLPKDLPEFITVDLSEMKIGGILHLSNLILPSGVEILALTRGDDQAVATLTTPRGGSAGEAGANAEAASS from the coding sequence ATGCAAATTGAAATCAGTGCGAATATTCGCAAGTTACATGGAACAGGTGTTAGTCGTCGTATGCGTACATCAGGAAGACTTCCTGGGGTGGTCTATGGCGGAGATGGAGCGGTACAATCCATCGAGATGGATCATAAGGATATGTATTACAAACTAAAAGTAGAGGCATTTCATGCTTCTGTTTTATCGCTCAATATCGATGGTAAGCCTATTCAAGTAGTCCTGCGTGATTATCAAATGCATCCCTTCAAGCAACAGATTTTGCATATCGATTTTCAGCGGATCAATCAGAACAAAAAAATGCATGTCAAACTGCCTTTGCATTTTATTAACGCTGAGAGTGCTCCGGGTGTGAAACTGTCTGGTGGTATTGTGAGCCATATTCTGACCGAGGTCGAAGTATCCTGTCTTCCAAAAGATTTGCCGGAATTTATAACGGTTGATTTATCAGAAATGAAAATTGGTGGTATTTTGCATTTAAGTAATTTGATATTGCCATCAGGTGTGGAAATTTTGGCGCTGACAAGGGGTGACGATCAGGCAGTGGCTACACTCACCACCCCTCGTGGCGGATCGGCAGGCGAAGCTGGCGCTAATGCGGAAGCTGCATCATCTTGA
- a CDS encoding ribose-phosphate pyrophosphokinase gives MAYDSLMVFTGTANPRLAQDVVKHLNINLGRATVSRFSDGEIMVEILENVRGNDVFVLQSTCAPTNESLMEILVIVDALKRASAARVTAAIPYFGYARQDRRPRSARVPITAKVVANMLTSVGVDRLLTMDLHSDQIQGFFDIPVDNIYGMPILLGDIWKRHYQNLVVVSPDVGGVVRARHMAKRLECDLAIIDKRRPKPNESVVMNIIGEVKGRTCVIVDDMVDTANTLCQAAAALKKQGALNVIAYSTHAVLSGNAVARIQESELDKVVVTDTIPLSEEAKNSGRISQLSVASLFGESMLRISNENSLSSLFIE, from the coding sequence ATGGCCTACGATAGTCTGATGGTTTTTACTGGAACGGCCAATCCCAGACTGGCTCAGGATGTTGTCAAGCACCTGAACATCAATCTAGGTAGAGCGACGGTTTCGCGTTTCAGTGATGGCGAAATTATGGTGGAAATTCTTGAAAACGTGCGCGGTAATGATGTTTTTGTATTGCAGTCCACCTGTGCGCCTACTAATGAGAGTCTCATGGAGATCTTAGTGATTGTAGATGCATTGAAGCGTGCGTCTGCGGCACGTGTGACGGCAGCTATACCTTATTTTGGTTATGCGCGACAGGATAGAAGACCACGCTCGGCAAGGGTTCCGATTACGGCCAAAGTGGTGGCAAACATGCTGACCAGTGTTGGTGTGGATAGACTGTTGACTATGGATCTTCATTCTGATCAGATTCAGGGGTTTTTCGATATTCCTGTGGATAATATTTACGGAATGCCCATTCTCTTGGGCGATATTTGGAAGCGTCATTATCAAAACCTGGTTGTGGTTTCTCCGGATGTGGGTGGAGTAGTCAGAGCGCGACATATGGCTAAACGCCTGGAATGTGATCTGGCAATCATTGACAAGCGCCGTCCAAAACCAAATGAATCGGTAGTAATGAATATTATTGGCGAAGTGAAAGGCCGTACTTGCGTGATTGTGGATGACATGGTTGATACAGCTAACACACTGTGCCAGGCAGCTGCTGCATTGAAAAAGCAGGGCGCTCTGAATGTTATCGCATATTCTACCCACGCAGTATTGTCAGGTAATGCCGTTGCGCGTATACAGGAATCGGAGCTCGATAAAGTGGTAGTGACTGATACGATTCCATTAAGTGAAGAAGCAAAGAACAGTGGTCGTATCAGTCAATTGAGTGTGGCGAGCTTGTTTGGTGAATCAATGTTAAGAATAAGCAATGAAAATTCATTAAGTTCGCTGTTTATTGAGTGA
- the ispE gene encoding 4-(cytidine 5'-diphospho)-2-C-methyl-D-erythritol kinase gives MEIFPAPAKVNLFLHVVGRRADGYHLLQTAFRFIDFSDQLAFDVRKDGAINIVSSVSDLSGTDNLCARAAKLFQERSGKALGVDIYLQKQIPMGGGLGGGSSDAATTLIVLNRLWDVNWNRTRLMMLGLELGADVPVFIRGKNAFAEGVGEELTPLTLLPAWYTVLTPPVHISTAEVFARKELTRNTIPIKISAFSMSEGKNDLESVAVRMQPVIGDWLQWLKQQSEASRVAMSGSGACVFAEFADEGSALKVFRKLPLDMCGFMAQGLAEHPLLHF, from the coding sequence CTGGAAATTTTTCCAGCGCCTGCAAAAGTGAATCTTTTTCTTCACGTTGTTGGTCGTCGTGCTGATGGCTATCATTTATTGCAGACCGCATTTCGCTTTATTGATTTTTCTGATCAATTGGCTTTTGATGTCAGAAAAGATGGTGCGATCAATATAGTGAGCTCGGTATCGGATTTATCCGGTACCGATAATTTGTGTGCTCGTGCCGCAAAACTTTTTCAGGAGAGGAGTGGTAAGGCTCTGGGTGTGGATATTTATCTGCAAAAGCAAATTCCAATGGGTGGTGGCCTGGGTGGTGGGAGTTCTGATGCTGCTACTACTTTAATTGTCTTAAATCGTCTATGGGATGTTAACTGGAATAGAACGCGTTTGATGATGCTGGGTTTGGAGTTGGGTGCAGATGTACCTGTATTTATTCGTGGTAAAAATGCGTTTGCAGAGGGTGTGGGTGAAGAGCTAACCCCGTTAACTTTGCTTCCGGCCTGGTACACAGTGCTCACTCCTCCTGTACATATTTCGACTGCCGAGGTTTTTGCGCGTAAAGAGTTGACACGCAATACGATTCCTATCAAAATATCGGCCTTTTCCATGAGTGAGGGAAAGAATGATCTTGAATCAGTCGCGGTAAGGATGCAACCTGTTATCGGCGATTGGTTACAATGGTTAAAGCAGCAATCGGAGGCAAGTAGAGTCGCCATGAGTGGATCGGGTGCATGCGTTTTTGCTGAGTTTGCGGATGAAGGTAGCGCATTAAAAGTGTTCAGAAAACTTCCATTGGATATGTGTGGTTTTATGGCACAGGGGCTTGCAGAGCATCCGTTGTTGCATTTTTAG
- the lolB gene encoding outer membrane lipoprotein LolB: MNLTGGEWVIRQHSNFLLFLFLVVLIGCSATEIRNSEIKTVVIQPGSGKLAEESSYALTGRLSVHNLQQKFSATVNWQHRADEDQILLFSPLGQTIARIEQDISGVRLITAEPALYQAENIERLTQQVLGWVLPLSGLHFWVRGFHSPLTIAELDLDRNGRIIAIRQDGWNIYYSIFFPLRPGMQELPKLLELSRDNLKIKLVIDRWIGITD, translated from the coding sequence ATGAACTTAACTGGCGGCGAGTGGGTTATTCGTCAGCACAGTAATTTTTTATTGTTCTTGTTCCTGGTTGTACTGATTGGTTGCTCAGCTACGGAAATTCGTAATAGTGAGATTAAAACTGTTGTTATTCAACCTGGAAGCGGAAAATTAGCTGAAGAGAGCAGCTATGCTCTGACTGGACGACTTTCTGTGCATAATTTGCAACAAAAGTTTTCTGCAACAGTCAATTGGCAGCATCGTGCGGATGAGGATCAGATACTTCTTTTTTCTCCGTTGGGGCAAACGATTGCTCGTATTGAGCAGGACATTTCCGGAGTACGTTTGATTACTGCTGAACCCGCTCTCTATCAGGCTGAAAATATAGAGCGTTTAACACAGCAGGTATTGGGTTGGGTATTACCACTTTCAGGATTACACTTCTGGGTCAGAGGATTTCATTCTCCGTTGACTATTGCAGAATTGGACCTGGATCGCAATGGACGAATTATTGCTATTCGTCAGGATGGATGGAACATTTATTATTCAATATTTTTCCCATTGAGGCCTGGTATGCAGGAATTGCCAAAATTGCTTGAGCTTAGCCGTGATAATCTGAAAATAAAACTAGTCATTGATCGTTGGATAGGTATTACCGATTGA
- the minE gene encoding cell division topological specificity factor MinE: MSLLDYFKLSKPKTAALAKERLQILVAHERYYRNKPSYLPQLQEELMQVIRKYVQVDQDAISVKFEQDENQETLELNIVLPDSQSNNTKENSARNIF, from the coding sequence ATGAGCTTGCTGGATTACTTCAAACTATCCAAGCCTAAAACAGCGGCACTTGCAAAAGAGAGACTACAGATTCTGGTCGCGCATGAGCGCTATTATCGAAATAAACCATCGTATCTGCCGCAGTTGCAGGAAGAATTGATGCAGGTTATTCGAAAATATGTACAGGTGGATCAGGATGCGATATCTGTCAAGTTTGAGCAAGATGAAAATCAGGAAACACTTGAACTCAATATTGTATTACCAGATAGTCAATCAAATAATACTAAGGAAAATAGTGCCAGAAATATATTCTGA
- the minD gene encoding septum site-determining protein MinD gives MARVIVVTSGKGGVGKTTTSAAIAMGLAKRGHKTAVIDFDVGLRNLDLIMGCERRVVYDFVNVINGEANLNQALIRDKNCNQLYILPASQTRDKDALSLEGVGRVLEELSQDFKYIVCDSPAGIEKGAYLAMYYADDALVVTNPEVSSVRDSDRMLGILASKSRRAELAMDPIKEYLLLTRYDPSRVESGEMLSLEDVQEILSLHLLGIIPESKSVLTASNAGVPVILDEKSDAGQAYADVVARYLGEKRPHRFIESKKGFLRKLFGGK, from the coding sequence TTGGCAAGAGTCATTGTTGTCACATCGGGTAAGGGTGGCGTTGGAAAAACGACAACCAGCGCTGCTATTGCTATGGGATTGGCCAAGCGAGGGCATAAAACTGCAGTTATCGATTTTGATGTGGGGCTGCGAAATCTTGATTTAATCATGGGGTGTGAGCGACGGGTGGTTTATGACTTTGTAAATGTCATTAATGGCGAGGCTAATCTCAATCAGGCGTTAATCCGGGACAAGAACTGTAATCAGCTCTATATCCTGCCCGCATCACAAACCCGCGATAAGGATGCATTAAGTCTTGAAGGTGTGGGCCGGGTGTTGGAAGAGTTGTCGCAAGACTTTAAGTATATTGTTTGTGACTCGCCCGCCGGCATTGAAAAAGGCGCTTATCTGGCAATGTATTATGCTGATGATGCCTTGGTGGTGACCAATCCGGAAGTATCCTCTGTGCGGGATTCGGATCGTATGTTGGGCATCCTGGCAAGTAAATCACGCCGTGCCGAGCTGGCGATGGATCCGATCAAGGAATACCTGTTGTTGACACGTTATGATCCAAGTCGGGTGGAGTCGGGTGAGATGCTTAGTCTGGAGGATGTTCAGGAGATCCTGTCACTTCATTTGCTGGGGATTATTCCTGAATCAAAATCGGTTCTGACTGCTTCTAATGCAGGGGTTCCTGTTATCCTGGATGAAAAAAGTGATGCGGGCCAGGCGTATGCTGATGTGGTAGCACGTTATCTCGGTGAGAAACGACCACATCGTTTTATTGAAAGCAAAAAAGGGTTTCTCAGAAAGCTTTTCGGAGGTAAATAA
- the minC gene encoding septum site-determining protein MinC, producing the protein MDGSQSLVLELKSSTFFAPVLVLYSNEIDLITEKLKEKISGVPDFFNNSAILFDLTELNHKRLSVDIDALVSILREMHIFPIGIRGGNDAQQQQALALSIPVDSGRSSGSMLLETQSKPDIPYQPQASVEIIKEVFRAPATLVIQPVRSGQRIYANGDLVILAQVSAGAEIMAEGNIHVYNTLRGRALAGVQGDTAARLFCLDLQAELVSIAGVYKTSEDLKDIVSKKPVQVFLQEQALIIAQLD; encoded by the coding sequence ATGGATGGATCGCAGTCTCTTGTTCTGGAGCTAAAAAGCAGCACTTTTTTTGCGCCCGTGCTGGTTTTATACAGCAATGAAATAGATTTAATTACTGAAAAACTGAAAGAAAAAATTTCTGGTGTGCCAGATTTTTTTAATAATTCAGCAATACTATTTGATTTAACAGAATTAAATCATAAGAGATTGTCGGTTGATATCGATGCGTTGGTCTCAATATTGCGTGAAATGCATATATTTCCGATTGGAATCAGGGGTGGGAATGATGCTCAGCAGCAACAAGCATTGGCGCTATCGATACCGGTTGACTCTGGTCGCAGCAGCGGGAGCATGCTGTTAGAGACGCAAAGCAAGCCGGATATTCCGTATCAACCGCAAGCATCTGTTGAAATTATCAAAGAAGTTTTTCGTGCCCCCGCAACACTTGTGATTCAGCCGGTGCGCTCTGGTCAGCGGATTTATGCCAATGGTGATCTGGTTATCCTGGCGCAGGTCAGTGCTGGTGCCGAGATTATGGCTGAGGGTAATATTCACGTTTATAATACGCTGAGGGGTAGAGCCTTGGCGGGTGTGCAGGGTGACACGGCTGCGCGCCTTTTTTGTCTGGATTTGCAGGCAGAGCTTGTCTCAATTGCAGGTGTTTACAAAACAAGTGAAGATTTGAAGGATATCGTCAGCAAAAAGCCGGTTCAGGTTTTTCTGCAGGAGCAGGCATTGATTATTGCGCAACTTGATTAA
- a CDS encoding Slp family lipoprotein, producing the protein MQLPLNPCLSLVLLFILSACSNMPTVIRDFTAVDIPYQLANQNVDSYLDTPVRWGGTVIEVENETDSSSVQILYYPLDRNGFPQTSYNGEGRFVVRTRDFLDPAILTKNSKVTVTGTLTGGIERTVGSKLIRVPLITSQAIYLWPKGYGINQAYGLGRYPYSYHPYPYFGYHPFFLRGYYGRGWYYW; encoded by the coding sequence ATGCAATTGCCACTCAACCCGTGTTTGTCGCTTGTTTTACTTTTTATTCTCAGCGCATGCAGCAACATGCCGACCGTGATCAGAGATTTCACAGCAGTTGACATACCGTATCAGCTCGCCAACCAGAATGTCGATAGCTACTTAGACACACCTGTACGCTGGGGTGGCACGGTTATCGAAGTAGAAAACGAGACTGATTCCTCATCAGTGCAGATACTTTACTATCCACTGGATCGCAATGGTTTTCCACAAACCAGCTACAACGGAGAAGGGCGATTCGTCGTCAGAACCCGTGATTTTCTAGATCCCGCCATTTTAACCAAAAACAGTAAAGTTACTGTAACCGGAACCCTGACAGGGGGAATAGAACGCACGGTCGGTAGTAAATTAATTCGTGTTCCACTCATCACATCTCAAGCAATTTATCTATGGCCAAAAGGTTACGGCATAAATCAGGCATATGGATTGGGTCGATATCCCTATAGTTACCATCCTTATCCGTACTTTGGATATCACCCATTCTTTTTGAGGGGCTACTATGGGCGAGGCTGGTATTATTGGTAA